Within Burkholderia cepacia GG4, the genomic segment ATATGCAGGCAACGGCCGCAGGTGCTGCGTTGGCCGGCATGGGGGCATTCGCGATCGGATTGGTCCAATCGTCTGCGAATTCCGAGGAGGAAGCGGACTGGGTGGAATTTGAACTCGACGGCAAGCAGATCGAGGGATGGCTCTGGAAGATGCCGATGAAAGAGGGTGACGAGGTGGAGATCGTAGCCGAACCGAGGCCGCGTGATCGGTACTTTGCGTATTCAATCCGGAGAGTCGGGGACGATACGGTGGCGGTGTATCCGCATGCGACGAGGGGAAGGACGGCCCTTTATCGATGGCTGATGAAGATCATGTTGTGGTTTTTTGTACCGATCTTCGCCCTAATGTGCTTCATGCTGTCACGTGATGCAGATGGTATCGACAGGACGACCCTCGTGATAGTCCTCGGCGGGGCAGGTGTCTTTTCTCTATTGATATTCTGGATCTTATTTTATCGCGCTTATCTGAAGATGAAGCGCTTTGCCAAATTGGCCGAAGTCATTTTTTCGTGTTATGGCTGGAGGGATGTACGTAAAATCAGCCTGATACATTCGTCGAAACAGATGAGGCCGGAGAATCGGGATCTTGACTACGGCATTCACTACTTTCGTTATCGGCCTTGAGGGGTGGATGGCGGAGATAGCATGAGTTCGGAGCGTGAATACGCAGTTCAGGTGCTGCGAGGCAGGATCAGCAAGCTGAAGTGCCGGCGTCGCCAGCAAGACTTCGTCTTGAGTGAAGCACAGCACGCCTACATACAAGCGACGGCGGCCGGTGCAGCGTTGGCTGGCATGGGTGCATATGCAATCGGGTTGATTCAGTCTTCAGCGAACTCCGAAGAAGAGGCGGACTGGGTGGAGTTTGAACTCGACGGCAAGCAGATCGAGGGATGGCTCTGGAAGATGCCAATGAAAGAGGGTGACGAGGTGGAGATCGTAGCCGAACCGAGGCCGCGTGATCGCTACTTCGCCTACTCGATCCGAAGGGTCAATGATGATGTTGTCGCGGTTTATCCGCACGCGACAAAAGGTAGGTCAGCACTCTATCGATGGCTGATGACGATCATGTTGACTACGTGGGTGTTTTGCAGTGGCATTGTAACGGTCCTGATGTCCCGCGATCACGCGGGAGTTGATTTAAATACGCATATCTTAGTAATGGCCGCCGCATGGATTTTTTCGTTACTTGTTTTCTGGATATTATTTCACCGTGCCTATCTGAAGATGAAACGCTTTGCTAGACTGGCTGAAGTCATTTTCTCATGCTATGGCTGGAGCGATGTGCGCGGGATCAATCTTGTGCGCTCGTCGAAACAGATGAAGCCGGAGAAGCGAGATCTCGACTATGGCATTCACTACTTCCGCTATCGGCCTTGAGGTGCGGACGGCGGAGGTGGCATGAGTTCTGAGCGAGAATATGCGGTCCAGGTGCTGCGAGGCACGATCAGCAAGCTGAAGTGCCGGCGTCGCCAGCAGGACTTCGTCTTGAATGAAGCACAGCACGCCTACATACAAGCGACGGCGGCCGGTGCGGCGTTGGCGGGCATGGGGGCATTTGCAATCGGGTTGATTCAGTCTTCAGCAGACTCTGAAGAAGAGGCGGACTGGGTGGAGTTTGAGCTGGACGGCAAGCTGGTCGAGGGATGGCTCTGGAAAATGCCGATGAAAGAGGGTGATGAGGTCGAAATTGTTGCTGAGTTGAGGCCACGGGATCGATACTTTGCCTACTCCGTCCGACGGATCAGTGATGATGTGGTGGCAGTGTATCCGCACGCAGCGAGAGGGAGGTCAGCACTTTATCGATGGCTGATGAAGATCATGCTGAGTCTATTTATCCCTATTTTCGGGTTGTTGTGCATTCTACTATTCCGCGACGCCGATGGTATTGAGCGAACGACGCTTGTAATATTCCTCGGCGTAACCGGCGCCGCCGCTCTAATGATCTTCTGGATACTATTTCACCGTGCTTATATGAAGATGAGGCACTTTGCTAAATTGGCTGAAGTCATTTTCTCGTGCTACGGCTGGGGCGATGTACGTAGGATCAATCTCGTGCGTTCGTCGAAGCAGATGAAGCCGGAGACTCGGGACCTCGAATATGGCATTCACTACTTTCGCTACCGCCCGTAAGGCAATCGACGATGATGAATCTCATCCGCATCGGTGACGACACCGACCACGGCGGCAAGGTGATTACCAGTTCATCGACGATGCGTTTCGATGGCCGTTTCGTTGCTCGCAAGGGCGACGAGGTATCCTGCCCCCAACACCCAGACGTCAAACCGAATTTGATCGAGGAGGGCGACGAATCGATGACAGATAACGGGGTTCCGATTGCCCGGCACGGTCACCGGGCGACCTGCGGCTGTCACCTGATTTCGAGCCTTACGTGACCTGGACGAATTGCGGCGCGACTTGATCGTTGAGGCTTCGGGGCAGGCAGTCAGGCGAGCATGATTGTGCCTGGCCGCGGCGTGCAACGTCGAATTTCCGCGCCTGTGTTGGCCGACATCACGACAAGTTGGACAAAACTCGTCACGGGCGCATGTACGGCGAAGAAGTGATCCATCACGACGATGAATGTGCTGAGACTGACGGCGGCAAACGCTTGCTTGTCGACAGTCAACGTCACTTCGAGACCTCGCACGAAGCTCGGCATCGGCTCTCCCGGAAGCCAGAGCCGCTTGACGCGATGGCTCAGATTCGTCAGTCCGTCGAGCAGGTTCGCGTATCCCGCAGAGTGAGCAGCGAATTGGCGGAACAGGCGCTTTAGTTCCACGAGCCCGGTACGGGTCAATTCGATCGAGTGTGGGGCGAACTGTGTGATGAGCCGCCAAGCCGCATCGCCTTCCTTCGACAATCGTGCGACTTCCGTCGGTGCGTCCAGCATCACGATGCGTGAAACCATCGTTCCCTGCTCGTTCACCAGATCGCCGTCCTCGGCTCCGGCCCGCATCGCGCGAGGGAGACTGCCATTCGAGCAGGAGACATCCGCCGTTATCTGTTCGATCCCGGTGTCGTTCGCCGGTCGGCCGTCGAGTTCGACCAGGCTCAGCGCGGTTTCCTTCTTTCCCGATGGCGAGGCGACGTTGTGTTGCTTGAGAACCCAATAGGGACCGGCCGGTTTGGCGGAACTGCCGTGCATGAGCGACGTGAACGGATGAATGATGTTCGCTCCGGATCGGCTCGTGGTGGTGCGGACCGCGTCGACGGACCAGATTTCGACGCCGGCGGCATCCGTATTCTGGGATTGCACGGGGTACGTGTCCGTGATCGGATTTCGCTTGACTGGCAGCGACGTAAGCCGGAACAGGTTGACGACCGGTGTGCAAAAGAGCTTCAGATTGTTCGCCGACAGATTCTTCAGTCGCTGTGCCGTCCACGAATCCGGATGAACGCCGCAAATGGCGAGATGCAATGTGAGCTGCTGGCCGGAACCTGCCGCATGCACGAGCGTAGCGAGGTCGACGTCAATGAAATCGAATTTCTTCGGAAACGCAAAATATTCGCTCAGTAGCCGCAGGGCCGGCGGCCCGTGATCTTCGTCGATCAGTTTCTCGGCGCCATCGAAGCCTACGGCGGTGAGCGGCGGTGTGGGCAGCGTTGACCAGCGACGTTCGATGTTTTCGACGAAGGCCGCTGTTGTGCGCATCGTCATCGTGTCCATTACCGTACCGACGACTTCGCGGGTGCCATTGACATGGATGCGCAACGGGCTGGGGACGGCTTCGAGGCGAAAGTCGGGCCGCGCTACCTCGAAGGTGATGGAGAGCAGGCCGGTCGTACCGGGAGGCAGCACGACGTCGGCGGGCACAGCCGTAGCCGATGCGTAGCGCGCTGCCGAAATGCGCACAGGCGCCAGCGCTACGTCATATACGGTGCGGAAACGGCAGTCTTCTACCTTGCTTGCAAGTTCCGTGTGGCGGGCAATGACTGATGGCTCAGTGAGCTTTTCGAACATGTCCGAGACATCGAACTGGGCAACTGCGCATGCCGGAAGCGCTCGAAGATACTGGGGATACAGCATGCCGAGGAGCGCTTCGGCAAATTCAGGATAGTTGTCGTCGAGCCGATTGCCTATATCCGCGGCGAGGAGCGCGAACGACTGCAACATCCGTTCGATATGGGGATCTTCGGAATGGTCGCCGGAAATCCCCAGGCGAACGGCAATTTTGGGATAGCGTGTCGCAAAGGTTCCAATCGATCGGCGCAGTAGCGCAAGTTCTCGTTCGTAGTGCGGAAGCAGTTGATCCATTGCGTGAAGTGATGAACCTGCAAGGCGGCGAACCGATATATTCGCCGACTGTTTCGGTTGCGCTGAATGGTGTCGGGCACGCTAACGTCTGACGTTGCCATGATAACCGCTTGACGAAAAAACCGTCGATCGACTCGGGGAATTCCAAATCCACGACCGGCGCACCCGAAACGGCTATTTAAATTTCGTACTGGCGGCCGCATATCTTTGTCGTACATGTCCCAACATGACGAATTACATGCGGTGCTGCGCCGTAGTCGCGCTTTGCGCGACGCAGTCGGAAAACATGGACCGGTTTGCCGGGATTCGACCTTTCGCGGATTGAAGGCGAAGCACCGCTTCGCTTGTGACTACCGGTCGCGCGCAGGACGGCGCCCGAATTCACCGTTCGTATCGACCGACGAGCAGATCAGCATCCATCAAGAAGAGAACCTTGAGGGGATCGCGATGCACGTGGCCGAATGTCGTCGTTGCCGCGCAACGCTGGAGATGGCGGTACGACGCTACAAACCGATGACGATGAATGTTCGACGGGGCACACCGCAGCAGGTGGCGTGGTTCAGCGCGGCCAGTTTCGCCGCGACACTACCGCAAAGCTGATCGCTATCGAACCCGTCACGGTGCGTTCCGGCGCGTCTTCAATCGCATCGCCGAAGCGAAAACGGCGGCTGCGTCCGTCGCTGCGTCCAGCACGACGCTTCGTTGCGCGTGCATCGGCCGCGGCGACGGCATCGCACGATGTATCAGCCAAGCACTCGGCCGCTTGATCAACAGGCATGACAGTGAATTCCGCGAAGGGCATGCCCGTATTGAACGTCACGCCGTTCGATCAGTAAAATGAATGTTTCGATCGACATGATTCCTTTAAAGAATGGAATTGAAACTGCTGCGCACCTTCCTGGTGGTCACCGAGCTCAGCCATTTCAGCCGCGCGGCCGACACGCTGCACATGAGCCAGCCGGCGCTGAGCAAACAGATCGGCGCGCTCGAGGCGAGCCTCGGCGGCAAGCTGTTCGAACGCGGCAGGCATGGCGCGGAGCTGACGCCGTTCGGTGAACGCTTCCTGCCCGACGCACAGGCGCTCGTGCGCGATGCCGACGAAATCCTCGCGCGTGCACGGGAGGCGACCAGCGGGCAACGCGGCCATCTGCGGCTCGGCATCTGCTTGTCCGTGCTGACGCTCGTGCCGAAACTCGTCGCGGAATTCCGGCGCCGCAATCCGGGTGTCGCG encodes:
- a CDS encoding putative type VI secretion system effector encodes the protein MSSEREYAVQVLRGRISKLKCRRRQQDFVLSEAQHAYIQATAAGAALAGMGAYAIGLIQSSANSEEEADWVEFELDGKQIEGWLWKMPMKEGDEVEIVAEPRPRDRYFAYSIRRVNDDVVAVYPHATKGRSALYRWLMTIMLTTWVFCSGIVTVLMSRDHAGVDLNTHILVMAAAWIFSLLVFWILFHRAYLKMKRFARLAEVIFSCYGWSDVRGINLVRSSKQMKPEKRDLDYGIHYFRYRP
- a CDS encoding putative type VI secretion system effector, giving the protein MSSEREYAVQVLRGTISKLKCRRRQQDFVLNEAQHAYIQATAAGAALAGMGAFAIGLIQSSADSEEEADWVEFELDGKLVEGWLWKMPMKEGDEVEIVAELRPRDRYFAYSVRRISDDVVAVYPHAARGRSALYRWLMKIMLSLFIPIFGLLCILLFRDADGIERTTLVIFLGVTGAAALMIFWILFHRAYMKMRHFAKLAEVIFSCYGWGDVRRINLVRSSKQMKPETRDLEYGIHYFRYRP
- a CDS encoding putative type VI secretion system effector; protein product: MSLEREYPVQVLRGTISRLKSRRRQQDFVLNETEHAYMQATAAGAALAGMGAFAIGLVQSSANSEEEADWVEFELDGKQIEGWLWKMPMKEGDEVEIVAEPRPRDRYFAYSIRRVGDDTVAVYPHATRGRTALYRWLMKIMLWFFVPIFALMCFMLSRDADGIDRTTLVIVLGGAGVFSLLIFWILFYRAYLKMKRFAKLAEVIFSCYGWRDVRKISLIHSSKQMRPENRDLDYGIHYFRYRP
- a CDS encoding PAAR domain-containing protein, with translation MMNLIRIGDDTDHGGKVITSSSTMRFDGRFVARKGDEVSCPQHPDVKPNLIEEGDESMTDNGVPIARHGHRATCGCHLISSLT
- the tssF gene encoding type VI secretion system baseplate subunit TssF, yielding MDQLLPHYERELALLRRSIGTFATRYPKIAVRLGISGDHSEDPHIERMLQSFALLAADIGNRLDDNYPEFAEALLGMLYPQYLRALPACAVAQFDVSDMFEKLTEPSVIARHTELASKVEDCRFRTVYDVALAPVRISAARYASATAVPADVVLPPGTTGLLSITFEVARPDFRLEAVPSPLRIHVNGTREVVGTVMDTMTMRTTAAFVENIERRWSTLPTPPLTAVGFDGAEKLIDEDHGPPALRLLSEYFAFPKKFDFIDVDLATLVHAAGSGQQLTLHLAICGVHPDSWTAQRLKNLSANNLKLFCTPVVNLFRLTSLPVKRNPITDTYPVQSQNTDAAGVEIWSVDAVRTTTSRSGANIIHPFTSLMHGSSAKPAGPYWVLKQHNVASPSGKKETALSLVELDGRPANDTGIEQITADVSCSNGSLPRAMRAGAEDGDLVNEQGTMVSRIVMLDAPTEVARLSKEGDAAWRLITQFAPHSIELTRTGLVELKRLFRQFAAHSAGYANLLDGLTNLSHRVKRLWLPGEPMPSFVRGLEVTLTVDKQAFAAVSLSTFIVVMDHFFAVHAPVTSFVQLVVMSANTGAEIRRCTPRPGTIMLA